A stretch of DNA from Manihot esculenta cultivar AM560-2 chromosome 7, M.esculenta_v8, whole genome shotgun sequence:
GCTACAGATCGGGCCATTGTGGAATTGATTGTGAACACCCTACATTGGTTTTTCCCTTCATTTGATTATAGGTAGCCATTGTTGATAGTTTCTTATTAGGCCAGCGAACTATATTAGGATTGAGGATAGTGTTATTAAAGGCGCCGGCCGGGGTGAGGCCTTTTGCAAGAGGCAAGCACCTTTCCTCGCCTAGCTCTAGGCGCAAGGCGAGGCGTCGTCTCTTGAAAATAACTTgcatggctttttttttttccctttcttttaAAAGATTGAACCCTAAtccatatttcttttttaaagcaGCTGATTGGAGAACTAAATTTTAGGTACTAATTAGAGGATATATCCCTATAGTTATGCTAATTAATGAGAGatttttatcttataattaGGCTAATTAATTAGTGATGTATATTCCTATAATTATGCTAACTAGTTAGGGATATATTTCTAATTAGTTAGCATAATTATATGGATATATATAAACTAACTAATTAGGAAAGACATAATATAACATTTACATAGTTGACTTTCAATATTCAAGTATATTCCAATATTGAAAAGGATTACACATTTATATGTAAGTACGCCTATAATTCAGCTAACTAATTGGGAATATATATCCTTATAATCATGCTAACTAATTTAGAAGAAATTAATGCAATATCTATACATATACGTATACATATGTACCTATacctatatacatatatatatacttgcGCATATATGTATATACAAGTATGGCGTCTCACAAAAGGCGTCACCTCGTCTCTCGCGTAAGGCAGTAGGATCACCTTAGTATTGCCTGTCACCTTGATAACATTGATTGAGGTTGATTTCCATTGAGAAGGGTTCATTTTCTATGGTTCCATTCTGCCTCTTATTTGTAAAGTGTTAGGGTGGTCACCACATGGGATGCTGGATTTATTAATTCATGAGAAATAAAAATTTGCACTCAAGTCTTGGATATGTATGAGGATGCATTTAGTTGTTGCATACTATAGATGCAGCTTGCTTCCTACCTGTTTATGACAGGCAATGTTTTGCAGCTGGTGTTAATGGAATTTTCCTCTCTTCCATATGCAGATGGTTGGTTGCTGAAATGCGTGAAAGTTTACCCAAGGCAAGTTGGTTTAAGTTTCTAAAAATTTCCGAATTTTATAGTACTTCTATTGGTGTAAAATTCTTAAAGCAAATGGTGAAAGAAACTTCTCGATGTACTTAAAACTTAAGAGAATTATTTTATCCTCTGCTTTATGTCTAAGTTTCCCATTCCTACTTTATCTCTTTCTGCTTGCTTATGTCTTGGATGATTATTATCTTACTAATAATTTTTGCAAATTTCATTGGAAGCATTGTTATGAAACGATGGCTCATTATTTTTGTTTGCTTTCCATGTGATCATCAGGAACTGGATTTTTTGGTTGAGGCCAAGAATAGTGAGAAATGTTTGGACAATTTTCAGAAGCTATCCCCTCAAATTGCAAACTATGTCTATGCACCAAAGGTTCATTGGAATTTGAGTACTTCAAAGTTATTAACAATGGAATTTATAGATGCTGCCCAGATAAATGATGTGAGGGCCATTCAAGGTCTCGGAATTCAACCTAATGAAGTTTCAAAATTAGTAAGTTCATTGCCTTGATGTTGCAGATTTGCTATAATTGTTTGGTAGATGATATGATTAGGAAATTGTCATGTCTAATGGTCGATGCTGCCTCCAGAGTCATTTCATCTCTAAGGTACAAACCCTACCACAGCATCAATTTTCTTCGGAAAGGTAATCTGGACGGGGTTCTAACATTTAGCATTTTGCATGAGACAGCTGCTTAAAAGATTTGAACCCTCAAACTTTTGCTTTAGTCAATATTTGTATTGTCAATGACTTGACATTCTGTAATATACTGATTTTGGGTGaaggaaagaaataaataaCTGGTTAGTTTAGGACAACAGTTTGATGTGTATATATACGCTCGATGCTTGTGTAGAGGCAGACAATTACATCCCATCTAATTCTTTTTAGTAATTTCCTGAACTTGCATCATTGGCATTCAGAAAAAGCAAATAGATATTGAGTTGCAAATTTTGACTCCAATTTTGTTGAGATAATGACTAATGAATTTGCTTATTTTCCCTTCTTATTTTTCAGGTTAGTCAAGCTTTTGCAGAGATGATGTTCAGACATGGGTTTGTGCACTGTGATCCACATGCTGCTAACTTATTAGTTCGCCCTTTGCCTTCTGGCAAAAGAGGCATTTTAGGTGAGGGCTTCTTTATGATTAATTACCATTCATCACTTCTAATGTAATCCAATGATCATTACATCTAAAAATCTAGCTTACTTAATTTTGAGGATGCAATGGTAAGGTAACGTCGCTCCATTTTGACATGGACGTCATTGGTTGAAACTGCAAAAACAGCTTACTTGCACATGCAAGGGGATGGCTGCATAGATATAACTCTCCCTGTGTCTTGCAGGAGGCCTCATATGGTGCGACACCCTTTATTTTGAatacaatttttatttgatcCACAGCTAGACTGATAGAAACTGCTGAGCTGGCTTAGACAGCTTGTAGTTTCCTTCATTGATTGTCTTGTGGTTCTTCAACAATTGCTTCGTGTTTGAAGCTTCTGATATTTCTTCTTGGAAGTTTAATTGGATTTAGTGCATGTGCATATGTTTAGTCAGTTGTGACCCAAATGCAATGCTAGAAGCTTTAGTTGGAGGAACATAGAGGAATATTGTGACAATCATTTGAAAGCATAGCAGCATGTACGATTTGAAAATTCAACAATATTTACATGCTTTACAAGATcatttagaatttttaaaatgtttttatgtgtcAACTGACTAGGAAAGCAAGAATACATCACATTAGTGTCCTATGTTTTATCTGGATGCATTGAACTCATGTAACTCTAGTTCAGAAACTGCCAGCTCAGAATCTGATGAGCTTTGAATATGAATTGTTAAATTCACTTACAACTTCAATATTTTCTTGGGAAGCTTGAGGAATAGAAAGCTTGTAAAAATGTTGTTTCCTATCATACCAATGCTTCCTTCACAACCTTCTCCTATCCATATGGAATGCCAGGGcatttagttttttaatgtttataatctaaaaaaatgTAGAAATGATTTTTCTGCTCATCATGTAACCCTTTTCTCTTTAAAGCTTTTTTCTTCATCTAGTGGTATGCTTATTTCAGAAACTGTTTCATGCATTGCTTCTCGTTAAATCTTATCTAGCCTCTAATGTTCAGTTGGTTTCTGAATTACTCACATACTACGTTTCCCTTTTGTATAGGCAAGAAAAAACCGCAATTGATTCTCTTGGACCATGGGCTGTATAAGGAACTTGACTTCAGCACTAGATTTAATTATGCTTCCCTTTGGAAAGTAAattcttgatttttttaaaaccaTTACTTTGTCGTTCATGTTCTAGTCTTGCATTTTCCATTGTCAGTGACTGGATGGTAACTTTATCATTATTGACGTTTGCCACAGGCACTGATATTTGCTGATGCTAATTCAATAAAGGAAAATAGTGTTAAATTGGGTGCTGGAGAGGACCTATATGCACTATTTGCGGGAATTCTTACAATGAGGCCCTGGGATAGGGTCGTTGACCCAACTGTTGATCATTTAGTCATACAAGACAATGACAATGAGCGCTCAGAATTACAGGTAAGGTTAATCAATGGTTTATTCTAAGTGGTAGTCTTTTTCATAAAAGAATTTCTTCAAAAGCAAGTCTTGTGCTTGATATTGGCATTTTTTTGTGATAATGAATTTGATTAGATTTACTTCTTGCTTTAcactctatctctctctcttgtGGTTGCAGATGTATGCATCTCAGTATTTCCCTGAAATCTCAGAACTTTTAAGGAGGCTACCTCGTGTGATTTTGTTAATGCTAAAAACAAATGATTGTTTGCGAGCAGTGAATAATTCTTTGGTATTGTACATTGCCAAACCTCATTGTCAGCCTTATGCTTTTAGCAATTTGCATGTTGTCATGAATGAAGTGTtctttctaaaaattaatttctgtCATCAACACGTCATCTTTGCTAATAGGAATAAAAGTGGGGAAAAATGGTATAGTTAATGTCTTCATCCCATCTTTTTGAAGAATAGCTTATTGTTTATGGTTTTATCATCGCTGAACTGATTCTCTTTCAGTTGGGTAACTACCATGGGATGGGAGAAACACCCTTGTAGGATTAAAAATACACAACATTGATAATGCTTAGTAATAAATCATAATGATGATGGGACCTAGAAGAACTGCATTTCTGATGAAATTAAGCAGTATTGAAAAGGTTGATAGTAGTTTATACTTGTGAGATTAATAGAATTTGGTAATAGACTGGAGACTGTTGCTGGGAATAACTACAAGTGGAAAATATATGTCCATGAAATGTTGGTTTCTAGATGCTGATATATTTGGCGGCTGTAGTAACATCTATCACATTATTTCATATTCAATACCTTCATTTTCATAGTTTGGATAATCTtctataaattagttatggtttGATTTGACCATGAAATAATCAAGTGCTTTGTTTGTTGAAATGCATGACAAACAGTTGCAGGGTTCTTCTCTCGAGACTTTTTTCATTATTGGAAAAGTTTCCTCTGAGGCAGTTGTTGAGGCAAAGAAGTTGCAAAGGAAATCCTTATTGTGTCGGTTGGATGTATGGCTGGAGGAAATCTTGTTGGAGGCTCGACTTTTAGGAATGCAGATAGCATTATGGCTTTTACAGCTCAGGAGATCCTTGCCTGGTTTAAACTAGAAATCACTATATACTGATTTCTAGAACCTAAGTTTTCTTTTTCCCCTTTGTTTTTGTCCAGCCATATTAGCCCTCATTCTTTGTCTCCACACATGACTCTAATGCGTCAGCCTACAGATATTTTGACAGGGTTGTAACATTAATTTTTTCGTCAGTGAAAGGGGGACAGATGCatgttcttttattattttcaatttgttGTATCCTCTGGGGGGttactttaataatttttcccCAAACCCCATCAATGGGGAAGGAGATAACTACAAGAAACTTTCTGTAATTTTTGGTGTAATAAGTGGATTTGGTTACTGGCTGTTGGAATTATTTATGTATtgttttcttttgttcttttcttttaatttggGCTGttccaagttttttttttttttggccaaAGGATGTTCCTAATtgaggaagaagaaaagctGAGCGTCGCTTCCTTTTTTGTCGGATTGTTGCACTGAACGGTCGAATCCTTTTTCATCTAGAGAAACAGAAAGCTAAGGCTAATCCTCACTGTTCTTGTGCAGAAAAAGCTTCGTGCTTGTTTCCTGTTCATTTCTGTGCTTCTATGAATCGAACAATTTGGCAGTCAAAAAAAGGTTGGTTCTTCCTCTCTAAACCTGTTTCCATCTGCATGCCCATATGCATCCATAAAGTTGCAGTTGTTCCAGTGTTTGTTCAATCAAGACAACGGTTTCCTGTTACAGGCCAGGATCCTAGTTGGGCCATGGCCATGTTGTCACCTGTCATGATTCATGACCATAAAATTGGCAGGAACTTttgtctttcttttttttttttgttataaatttacaataaaattttgtttatcATCGGAATTTTGTTAAATTGTAACTCGtaaaatatgttaattaaataaaaaatataatgaattttaataaaaatatgatgAGGTAAATTGTAGAGATGTGGCAGGAAAGGAAATGAATGTTTGATAAGTTGTGGATTGGTGAAGGTTGGTATGTTTGGTGAGCTGTTATTCAGTATATTTGACAAGTATTCCTCCCACCTGCAATATCCTCACTTCACGTCTCAGAATTCATGGAACGTAGTCTCCCTATCTGCCTAGGTAATAAATTTAAACAAAGTTCATACGTGAGTGGGTAGGAAAATAAAGTATCCAAATAGTTCAAAATCTATGTGATTGCGATTTTAATTAGACTACAGGGTCTTATATAattcacacatatatatatatatatatatatatatatatatatatatatatatttggaaattaaaagatatttataGATTAATAAAGATTATGAGTTAGTATATCAAATAGAAGAGATGAAGGACAATTATTTCATTCTTTTGAAACAGTCTAGGAAATAGCAGTTCGAATAAGAACACGAACACCCTAATTCACAGTTTTTCTAATATACATAAGAGAGACATCAGAAATTTCTAAAAGGAGAACCTTTATATCTTGAATAAAAAGACCCAAATATGAGCTTTCTATTCTATTATTGTTCACTGAAAAAACCAACTGCAGTGCATCATATTCAACAATAATATGGTGTATACCATGCTCCTTCAACCATGTTAACGCTTTACATAAAGCCAAAGCTTCTGAAATCAGTGGTAAATATTTTCTATCAAGATAAATCATATCACCATGCATGAAACATCATTGCGAGTCCCTTAACAACCAACCAAGACTAACACCAGCAACATTCACCGGCACTGCTGCATCAATGTTATATTTGACAAAATGAATAGATTTAGACTACACAGCTGTTATAGACCCAACTGAGAAATAAAAGAGACATTTTGAACTTTATCAGCAACTAACCAATTTGTGTAAAAAAAATGGCGAAAGTGTAAACATCCAAGGCAGAATTCAATTTCTGTTGCCATACAATACTCCTATTAGACCATAAGCCTCAAAGCATCATGAAACTCTTTGCAATATGATCATCATCCTGATTGGCGAGAAGAGTAGCTACCAAATAAGAAACGGAACTCTCTGAATTAGAAATGGGCATCCTACCATACTTCACACTTGACAAGCCAACGGgcaagttaaaaatagatggGATGTTGTTTCATTTATTAACCCACATACATCACAATCAGATGGAACATCGACTGCACGAGCACGAAGAAAAACGCGAACAGGAATCACATCATGACAGAGCCGCCACACAAAATCTAAAACTTTACGTGGAACACTAATCTTCCAAAATTTACGCCACAAAAATATAGTAAATAGAGAGACGACAACATCACCACCTGACGACTAGATACAGTCCAATACCCACTTTTCACAAAATAAGGCCATGATCATGTTCCCAACCACATCCAAGAATCTTCACAATCAAACCTACCTAATTGAATTTTCTTAATCAGCTCCACATCCCTAATTTCGAACATACTTGTAATCTGCTCCATATTCCAAGATCTAGAACTTGGGAGAAACAAGTCCTTAATTCTCAAAATTTCCAAACCTAGAGGTGCCATTGTAGATATAAATGGACTTACAGGGTCTGGCAGCCAAGGATCAGTCCAAACAAAAGCACCATCAGCAATATGACGACAAACACTCAACCACAGAATAAACTTCACTTCCTAAATACTTCTCCTAACTATAGCTTGGATTTGCACGCAATTCAGCATCCAAAAAATAAGtacaaagaaaatattttgctCTCAAGGAGCTAAAAActtacattttaaagttttagagaatttaaaatattgtactgaaacaaaaataataaaataacaaattttaataataaactaacaaatttttatcatataaaaatatttttattattaaaaattaatattatattaaataatgatTTATTATAACTCTCGGTAacattatcaaaatttaattcatctaaaattttgaattgaatttatacgaatttatatatatatttttttagccaATCGGCCATGATTAGATTTTACATGAAAActactaattttaaaatatttttaaaaaatacttagtatataaatttataatagaatataaTGATACACAATAATGTACACATGGATGGTGAAATTGCAATAAATGAAAGTTGCACAAAAAAAAGCTATCAGCCAAAagcctttttaattttttttttcctctttcaaTGGTCCATTGTGCAGCCGAGTCCTTCATTTGGAGCTACAAACCTGCAACAGATCTCAACTCTCCAACGTTGGATTCTTCTTTGAGGAAGTTGTTGGAGCGCTCATCTCGTTTGCAATTTCATTAGAGAAAGCGAGTTTGCTTGTGTGAAACAGAGCAAGCAAGCGAAGAAAAGCGAGTTTTCTTGAGAATCGAGTGAGAGATATAGAAATGGTGGGACCAACAAGACCACAGTTCGTGCTCTTTGGATCCTCCATTGTCCAGCTTAGCTTCAGCCATGGCGGTTGGGGCTCCATTCTCACAGATATCTACGCTCGCAAAGTATTTTTGTTTTCTCTGTTCTGTTTATAATTTGATTCTATATCGTCTCTATATGAATGTATTGTGTTTGGTTAATCTATTGGTTTACTTCATCTTTACTCATGGTGTGAAATCGAGGGTCTCCATTAGTTTATTGGGTAAAATAGAGAAGGTCAGAAGGGCCGAAGCTCTGGGGGTTGACTCTGAACAGAGTTTTCCAATGTTGTGGTAATGACCCAAATGCTTATTTGGGTAAATTTGATCCTTAAATATTAGCTCCTGTGGAAGTACTGGGCTGTCACCAACTCACATTTTCACAATATTTTTCCTGTAATATTATTCTatgcagtttttttttttggttagtTCTATTTACCAATCTTATTTTTTGGCTGCACTTGATCACAGGCGGACATAGTGTTGCGAGGGTACTATGGATGGAACTCAAGACTTGCTGTTGAGGTCTTGGATAAAATTTTTCCAAAGGTATCCTTTGCTGCAAAAGATTGTATCAACAAATTTTCCAGTGTGGTTGCAGATATCTGTCTGTAATTTGCAAGTTTTTATCCATTGGAAGTATATTTGAATAGAGTAATCTTGAttgtataatataaattttagtaaAGATCGGCCTTTTGCATCAATATATAAGTAGTCTTGAAAGGATCATACATGATTACTTAAATTTGTTGCTTACCTTTTACTTGTCAAATTTATAGAAAATCTTTCATTGAACATGGAACTTGTGATTTTGTTTGCATTTGTGATGTGAAGTTATTGCTTGAAAATGTTCTTCTTTAGCACCGTAAgtgttcattttctttctttattggtTTTCTTCCATTCTTTTGGTTACATGTTATACAAAAAGATTATCAGTACCTTTAAATGGTTTTAGCTATTTTGCAACTATCTGAGGCAGTTTTTCTTGGTTTTCTCACAATGTAGGATGCCGCTGTACAGCCTGCTTTGGTGATAGTCTATTTTGGTGGTAATGATTCCATGGGGCCTCACTCATCTGGTCTGGGTCCTCATGTACCACTTCCTGAGTATAAAGACAATATGAAAAAGATTGCAGTTCATCTCAAGGTTCTATCTTCTCTTAAATATGACCATCAAACTACATTTAGAAAGCAAAGATATATTCTTTTCAAAGCATTTATACTTTACATAGATTCAGCCATAGCAATGAGATTTATGCCATACTTAAGAGCACTCCATTGTCCACAATAACACTTTTATCTGATTATGGGACCACCCATTTACATACTTCTTTTATCATCTCTTTCAATGGGGAAACTACTACGAATAAATTATACCTTTTCCTTTTTAAGTTTCTGTGCAAAAATTTCCATTTTGTTGAATGATAGACTAAATTTCCATAATATCTCATCTTCTCTGTGGTAACTTGATTGAGACTGAACTAGCTTCATTTAAAGAGAATGGGAAAACATAGATTGAAAATTTTTCTCTCGTCCAGCTCTTTTATACCAATACGCACTTAATTTTATCTTTCATGGATCCTGGATTAATTCTTTATGTTCAAGTCTTCTTTCACAGTATCAATTAATGTGTGATCTTGTATGAACTTTTCCAAGAAgaatatgtgatgtttattcTTATATCTTTGAAAATTAGAGCCTCTCTGACACCACACGCACAATTTTTCTGAGCTGTCCTCCAGTCGATGAGGAGAGGGTTCGGTCAAGTACAAGGTTATGTAATTCATGTCCAAGTATTTgcgttcattttttttttctcatcatcaataaatataaaatcgtGAATCAATTTTTTCTCTTGAATCAGTCCAATATTTAGTGAGTTAGTGCGGACAAATGAGTTATGCCGAAAGTATTCAGAAGCATGTATAGAGCTATGCCAGGAAATTGGTGTGAAAGTTGTTGATCTTTTCTCTGCACTTCAAAAAAGAAGTGACTGGACAACTGCATGTTTTACGTAAGTTTTCTGAGACATTTCTATATCTTGGTTTTGCAATTACAATTGAGGTGAAACATATTTCTGGGTGAAACTACTTTATATAAGGTTGCCATGTTTTGTACTTCTCACGTGCATGATTTGTCTGGCTTTTATTGATAGAAGGTGTGATAGTTTTGCCTTTTTTTGGCTCGGTTAATCCTTGACTTGACTCCTTGGATTAATGGTCCAACGCTACTAGGTTACCATTGTGAAACATTATGCTTGAACATGTTTTGTTTACAATGATAAATGAAATGCATGACCATTATTGCTGGTCATATTAGTTTCTTGTATGATTTTTAGCTCAGGGAATTTGGTTTATGTTTTCTAGTTCTCTCTTAGtatatatttaattcaattggCTTTGTTCACGAACGAGAGTATGCTCAAGCCGAGCAAGCTCTAGGCTCATCTCCAGGTCATATGTGGTTATCACAATCCATTATAGTAGTCAGTTCAGCTTCAGGGATGAATTATTCTTTTGTGAAGCAGTGAAGgcatagaaaaacataattcaTTTGAGAAATGTTTAAAATAAGCATGAAATTCAAAACCAAGGTCTAGTGAGAGAGCtatatgttattattttttaatgtgatGTCTGCCAAGATGTATCCTCCTTAAGCTGATTTTGCAGTTCTTTGTCAAGGCTTCAAATTTTACTACTtttgacatttttttttttcagggaTGGAATTCATTTAGCTGCTGAAGGAAGCAAAATAGTTGTGGAGGAGATACTGAAGGTATTGAATGAAGCTGAGTGGAGTCCATCTCTTCACTGGAAATCCATGCCCACTGAATTTTCAGAGGACTCACAATATTATCTTGTTGCAGCCAATGGAAAAACAACACTGAATCCCTCTGACTGGACATTTCACAGGGAAACTCAATGGAAATAGGTGGCAGTACTATTTTTATCCCCATGTTTTTTCCCACCTGGATTAGGAATTTAAGAAGGGTTAATCTTTACAAGAATCAAACATgaaaatttggaaaaaaaaatggtGGGGGTTCTCAGGAATCCATAGAGAAATGAACTTGGAACGTTTATTGCAATTCAATCTTGTAAAGCTTTTacgaatttatttttattttggagTTTCTATTAGTTCTTGTATAGCAGTCCCATTTTAGTGACAAATATGAACCCAAGTCTCTTAAAggatttattgaaaatttaccCACTGATTGTCAGAATTTAATTCAaccgatttttttattattattttatttgaaataaaaaaatttcaattttaacttaaaaacttttcatttgaaaagaaaattgaaattttagatgATTCTAtaagaatatattttattttatttttcaaagtgAATCATGCAATCGAAGCAGACACACCAAAAAGCAGAACTGTACAATcgtataaacatacataaaaaaaaaatatatatttttttttatgtaaaaaagaaaataaacttGGACTGTAAAATAAacatgtttttaaaattttttttttatgtaaaaaaaataaacgagAGAGCATCTGAACATCAATATAAACTTGGACTGAAAAAGTAGGGGCCTTGCTAAACACTCAAGCAAATTCGCCAGGAATCAGTTCTGTTTCCCTGCAAACCATGAAACAATGCAAACTACAAAGCACTTGAAGATCCAACGAAATTTGCACTGAAGATTGATAGGGGCCGCGCGAACGCAGGCCCCAACTACCACAAATTACGACATAGGCTCTCCCAACTTGGGGAGACCTTAGACCAGCACCCCTCCTAAAGTGCAATGGAAGTCACTGACCTAGACCATGGGCCTTCATGATCACCCATTGACCCTGTCCAGGTAAGTATGTTGCATGATGCTTCTCGCTTCTTATTTATAGCTGTCAGACGTCActctttcttgaatttcttcGATGTGGGGTTGCAGCTTTCCTTCACTTCACGCTCTTGTATTTATGC
This window harbors:
- the LOC110619679 gene encoding putative ABC1 protein At2g40090, whose translation is MTTRSLWRSRAKLAFAATAIFTGGAAATIATSEDPATALKLCTAVPVRLARDTITAASIAFDYEYSLWGLPEGSVERSKEKHEVHLRSARKLQELCFRNGGIYIKLGQHIGQLEYLVPQEYVQIMRESMLNKCPVSSYDQVCKVFKQELGETPDKIFDEFDPVPIASASLAQVHVARTTDGQKVAVKVQPTHMTDTAATDRAIVELIVNTLHWFFPSFDYRWLVAEMRESLPKELDFLVEAKNSEKCLDNFQKLSPQIANYVYAPKVHWNLSTSKLLTMEFIDAAQINDVRAIQGLGIQPNEVSKLVSQAFAEMMFRHGFVHCDPHAANLLVRPLPSGKRGILGKKKPQLILLDHGLYKELDFSTRFNYASLWKALIFADANSIKENSVKLGAGEDLYALFAGILTMRPWDRVVDPTVDHLVIQDNDNERSELQMYASQYFPEISELLRRLPRVILLMLKTNDCLRAVNNSLLQGSSLETFFIIGKVSSEAVVEAKKLQRKSLLCRLDVWLEEILLEARLLGMQIALWLLQLRRSLPGLN
- the LOC110618629 gene encoding GDSL esterase/lipase CPRD49 isoform X2 translates to MVGPTRPQFVLFGSSIVQLSFSHGGWGSILTDIYARKADIVLRGYYGWNSRLAVEVLDKIFPKDAAVQPALVIVYFGGNDSMGPHSSGLGPHVPLPEYKDNMKKIAVHLKSLSDTTRTIFLSCPPVDEERVRSSTSPIFSELVRTNELCRKYSEACIELCQEIGVKVVDLFSALQKRSDWTTACFTDGIHLAAEGSKIVVEEILKPMEKQH
- the LOC110618629 gene encoding GDSL esterase/lipase CPRD49 isoform X1 gives rise to the protein MVGPTRPQFVLFGSSIVQLSFSHGGWGSILTDIYARKADIVLRGYYGWNSRLAVEVLDKIFPKDAAVQPALVIVYFGGNDSMGPHSSGLGPHVPLPEYKDNMKKIAVHLKSLSDTTRTIFLSCPPVDEERVRSSTSPIFSELVRTNELCRKYSEACIELCQEIGVKVVDLFSALQKRSDWTTACFTDGIHLAAEGSKIVVEEILKVLNEAEWSPSLHWKSMPTEFSEDSQYYLVAANGKTTLNPSDWTFHRETQWK